Proteins encoded together in one Chitinophaga sp. LS1 window:
- a CDS encoding UDP-glucose dehydrogenase family protein translates to MKITVVGTGYVGLVTGTCFAETGNDVTCVDIDAAKVNKLSGGQITIYEPGLEKLFERNLKENRLQFTTDLAAGVKDAEVIFLALPTPPGEDGSADLSYILKVAEQLGNIITDYKVIVDKSTVPVGTADKVQATIAQNCKCEFDVVSNPEFLREGVAVDDFMKPDRVVIGTRSERARKVMGELFGPFVRQGNPILFMDEKSAELTKYAANSFLATKISFMNEIAILCEKLGADVDMVRRGVGSDDRIGKRFLFPGIGYGGSCFPKDVQALVKSSEDAGYDFSILNAVMDVNEKQKLFLLPKINAFFNNDLKGKHFALWGLAFKPNTDDIREAPALYIIDALVAAGATITVHDPEAMENVKRLLGDKVSYASHQYDCLDNADALVIATEWSVFRTPDFEKIKSTLNNPLIFDGRNLFDVARMQELGFHYESVGRAAASI, encoded by the coding sequence ATGAAAATTACAGTAGTAGGCACCGGGTACGTAGGGTTGGTCACTGGTACTTGTTTTGCTGAAACCGGTAACGATGTCACCTGTGTGGACATTGATGCCGCTAAGGTGAACAAGTTGTCCGGCGGACAAATCACTATTTACGAGCCCGGCCTGGAAAAATTATTTGAACGTAACCTCAAAGAAAATCGTCTGCAGTTCACTACTGACCTTGCAGCCGGTGTGAAAGACGCTGAAGTGATCTTTCTTGCACTTCCTACCCCTCCCGGTGAAGATGGCTCCGCAGACCTCTCTTACATCCTGAAAGTGGCCGAACAACTGGGTAACATCATTACAGACTACAAGGTTATTGTAGACAAAAGCACTGTACCAGTAGGCACTGCCGACAAAGTACAGGCTACTATTGCCCAAAACTGCAAATGTGAATTCGATGTGGTGTCCAACCCTGAGTTCCTGCGCGAAGGTGTAGCTGTGGATGACTTCATGAAACCTGACCGCGTGGTAATAGGTACCCGTTCAGAAAGAGCCCGCAAAGTAATGGGCGAACTGTTCGGACCATTCGTTCGCCAGGGTAATCCCATCCTGTTCATGGATGAAAAATCTGCAGAACTGACTAAGTATGCTGCTAACTCTTTCCTCGCTACCAAAATCTCTTTCATGAACGAAATCGCCATCCTGTGCGAAAAACTGGGTGCCGATGTAGACATGGTACGCCGTGGTGTAGGTAGCGATGACCGTATCGGTAAGCGCTTCCTGTTCCCAGGTATTGGTTACGGTGGTAGCTGCTTCCCTAAGGACGTACAGGCACTGGTAAAATCTTCTGAAGATGCAGGATATGACTTCAGTATCCTGAACGCAGTAATGGACGTGAATGAAAAGCAAAAGCTGTTCCTGCTGCCAAAGATCAATGCCTTCTTTAATAACGACCTGAAAGGTAAACACTTTGCACTGTGGGGACTGGCCTTCAAGCCAAATACCGACGATATTCGCGAAGCACCGGCTTTATATATCATAGATGCACTGGTGGCCGCAGGTGCTACTATTACAGTACACGACCCTGAAGCCATGGAGAATGTAAAAAGACTGCTGGGAGACAAAGTATCTTACGCCAGTCACCAGTACGATTGCCTGGACAATGCAGATGCATTGGTGATAGCAACCGAATGGAGCGTATTCAGAACGCCTGACTTCGAGAAAATCAAGTCAACACTGAATAACCCACTCATATTCGACGGTCGTAACCTGTTTGACGTGGCAAGGATGCAGGAACTAGGCTTTCATTATGAGAGCGTAGGCCGCGCAGCTGCTTCTATTTAA